The region CTGTGATTGCTAACCAACAAAAAGCGGCGATCGCCAGACTGGCCAGCCAAGGTACCCCCAACCAAGTGAGGGGATGAACTCCAGTGATCCAAAATAAGGCGATGCCGTAGAAACCACCGCCCCAGGCTGTGGCCGCTAGTAGTGTTGAAAGTAAAAAAGCTTTTGGTGGAAGTAAATCAGGATTGGTAGTATTTTTCCTCAAAACCCGAAACCAGAGGGGAATCTGGGCCAACCAAGCTAAATAAGTCCAGCCTAAAGGAGCCGTCGCTAAACCCATAGCCATGCCCCCCAAAATTAAGGAGATTAAGCTCCCCACCATGGCATTTAATTTTTGTCTATTCAATGAACTTTAACCCTTAAAATAAACCTATTTTAGAAGTTGAGTCTTTGGTGTCAAATGCTTCCTTGATAAGGACAGAAATTTTAGATAGGACTGCCTTTTGAAACAGAATTTAAAATAGTAAATCCATCGATCTAAACTTTGCAAACAAATTTTCAAATAAGCCATTGGTTAAAGTTGCTGGGCTCGACTTTGGGCTTGGTTAATTAGGGTCTGGGCCTGGTCATAAACGGTGGTGCCTGGCTGTACCTTTTGTAGTTGATTAATAATTTGGCTAATTTCCCCTTTAATACGGTTGCGGCCTTGACTGTCACTGCTGGGGGGCAGATTAGTTAATAGGTTTTGAATTTGGTTTTGGGCTTGGTCAAATTGGTCTATGGCTCCCTGTTCCGCCGCTAAATTGATGCGAATTTTACCAAGGGTTTCTGTATATTCCGCCAGAAAAGTTTGGGCGGATAAATATTGGGCATCTTGGGGTTGCACCATTTGCAATCTTTGGATGGCTTCTTGATATAAATTCAATACTTCCTGCCATTGATTCGTCGTTAACGGAGCCTGGGCCATGGTTTGATCGGCCCGCTGGGCAAATTGCTGAGCCGCCATCACCATGGTTTGGGTTTGATTTGTCGCCGCCACTAAACCCACCACCTGTTGGAATTCCTGTTCATAGTTGCGCAAACGATTGGTAGTTTGGCTCCCGGCCAAGGTTTCCTCTGGGATTAGGATCAATTGATTGACGGCCTCCTGCCAACTTGCGATCGCCGCTTGCCGTTGTTCTGGGGTCGTGGCCTGTTCATAACTAGCTTTCGCTCCCTGAATATTCTGCTCCGCTGTGGTCAGGGCTGATAGGGCATTTTTTTCCTGAAAAACCCTGGCCTCCATACGTCCCACCTGGGCCCGGGCCTGCTGAAATTCGTCAAAGGTGAAATTCCAAGAACAGCCCCCCATAAATTGGCACACTTTCACCGGCTCATAGCCCAGGAACCATACCGGCAATTGGTCCAAATTCTGCTGGGCTAAGCGTACTTTTTCTGCCCCCAATTCAATATCCGCCGCACTGGTGGCATTATTCACCAACTGATCCGCCTGTTCTCCATGGGCGATCGCCTCGCGATAATTCCTGTCCATATTAAGATAACTGGGCAAAAGCAACATGGGAGCCACCCGAGCCACGGGCCGCCGCACCATCGGGTAGGGTAAATTCACCAACCAAATTAAGCCCATAAAACCCACTAAACCAGCGCCCACAACTCCCCCTGCTTTTAGCCAGAGGCGCCATGGCTGAGCCGTATTTAATTTCGCCGCCTTGGTTAGGATTTGATCGCCCATGGTAGGGAACATATCCGTCACCTGCCCAACCAAATCTTCCTTACCCAAAGGTTTACCCTTTTCCTGGGCCAATTGGTTTAAGCGTTTGAGGACAATATCCTTTTGCACCTCAAAACCGAGGGATTCCGCTTCCCGATTGATTTCCTTGGTTAAAAATGACTTTGCTTTGGCATTGAGACGCATAACGGTTTCTCCCCTTTAGACCAAAACGCAACGGCAGATTATTCCCATTCTATTTTGGCTTGATGGTGTTGCGAGATTATTGGTTAAATCAAAGAACGCCACAGGGTTTGGAGTTTAAGCTCAATTTCTGCCACTTCCTTGAGGGGATCGGAACCCGCCACAATGCCAGCTCCGGCGTATAGTCTGGCTCGGTTGCGGGAAAGGAGGGCGGAACGAATACCGACAATAAATTCGCTATTGCCTTCGCTGTCTAGCCAACCCAGGGGAGCGGCATAGAGATTGCGGTCAAAGGTTTCATGGCGACGAATTAAATCTTCGGCGATCGCCACAGGGACACCGGCCACGGCGGGAGTGGGATGGAGTTGTTCCACCAGGGCCAGGGGATGGATGTGGGGGGGGAGGGGGGCTTGGATTTGGGTCCAGAGATGCTGGATATTGGCTAATTTGAGCAATTTCAAGGAAGAAGCCTGAGGGCTTAAGCCCAATGCCCGTAGACGCTGGAGCAGGTAGTCCAACACCGCTTGATGTTCCCGCAATTCCTTGGGATTGTGCAATAACTGTTGTCCCAATTGGCGATCGCCTGGGACATCCGCAGCCCTGGGGGCCGAACCGGCCAGAGCGTCAGTGACCAACTGTTGATTATGCAAACTCAGTAATCTTTCTGGGCTAGCCCCCACAAAACAGTCTCCCTGGCCATTGCCCCAGGAAAATAAATGACAATCTCCATACTGTTGCCGCAGTCTTTGCAAACAATGGGCCGTATTGAACCGACAACCATAGTCCAAATCCAATGCCGTTGCCAACACCACCTTACTCAATCTTTGTTGGGCAATTTCCTCCAAGCTAGAGGCGATCGCCGTGGCAAGCTTGGCTACTTCCGTTTCCGTCAGCCGGGGAGCCCTTGCCCCAATGGGGGGAGTATGGAGATCCCTAGAGGGTTTTACTCGACGGATGGCACTGAGCGTTGCACCGATAAAATCCACCAAATCGGTAATATCGGTATTAACATCCAGACTAACTTGCCAGCTTAACAAGCACTGCTGGGACGTTTTCACCACCTGAATTTGGGGTAAAAACAAAAAAGAATTAGCAAAAGGATTGCGGTTGGAGGTGCGGTCAAAAAAGCTAAAGCCACAAAAAATGTAGGGGCGCTGACTCCGGCCCTGGGCATT is a window of Synechocystis sp. PCC 7338 DNA encoding:
- a CDS encoding isochorismate synthase — encoded protein: MSVATPLLDRHPCSLDNSSVLHGYLVEQQRSLASGQRFLWSFTENLGKVDPLAVFGALNVQDQVHFYGENPQRGETILAFGICQSLRISGKYRFSLAQQFAEDCFQRLVPIGNAQGRSQRPYIFCGFSFFDRTSNRNPFANSFLFLPQIQVVKTSQQCLLSWQVSLDVNTDITDLVDFIGATLSAIRRVKPSRDLHTPPIGARAPRLTETEVAKLATAIASSLEEIAQQRLSKVVLATALDLDYGCRFNTAHCLQRLRQQYGDCHLFSWGNGQGDCFVGASPERLLSLHNQQLVTDALAGSAPRAADVPGDRQLGQQLLHNPKELREHQAVLDYLLQRLRALGLSPQASSLKLLKLANIQHLWTQIQAPLPPHIHPLALVEQLHPTPAVAGVPVAIAEDLIRRHETFDRNLYAAPLGWLDSEGNSEFIVGIRSALLSRNRARLYAGAGIVAGSDPLKEVAEIELKLQTLWRSLI